The sequence below is a genomic window from Desulfobulbus oligotrophicus.
ACGGCCTTTTTCCCCGCTGATCTGGGTATCGAGCCGAAACAACTGCTCAGGGAAACCGTGGAAGAAGACCTGGCGATCGCCAAAGTTGATGGCAATCAGAAGGAGATTGAACAGTGGACCCTGGCCCTGTCTTTACTTGATGAACTCACCTGACCATCCACCCGCCTTTCTGCTGATCCTTTCACCACTTGCAGCGGATACGACTGCAAACACCCGGACAGTCGACTGCTGACCGTCCGGGTGAAGAGTACCGGCCACTGATTATCTCTTGCGCGGATAGGGCCAGGCCACGATACCGCCCTCCATCACCTTCACATTGGTGTACCCGTGGGCGCGGAGAATGCATTCAACTTCGTAACCCCGCAGCGAGATCTTACAAAAACAGATGATCTCAGCGGCTTTGTCCGCCGGCAGCTCATCCAGCCGGGAGCGCAGGGTGCCAAGTGGAATCAGGTGTTCGCCGACACCCAGGTGCATCTCCTCATACTCATCCGGGTTGCGGCCATCCAGAAGAAACAATTTTTCTCCGGCCTGCAGCTTTTCCCAGACCTCGCGTACACGTATACCGGTCATCCGCCCCTGCAGTTTATTCTCCATGATGTGGCCAGCGGTTATGAAGTGGTCAATGGCCGGTGAAAAAGGCGGAGCATAGGGCAGATCGGCATGAACAGTTTCGGCAAGGGTGAGTTTAGCCTGGACAGCCATGGCAGCGGTGGCGATCTGTCGACTGACATCGCCGAGACCAACGCACTGGTAACCGAGAATCTGCTGGTGTTCGTCAACCAGCAGTTTGGAGATGAGGATCCTGGCTCCCATGAACCCGGGCTTATCCGGGCTGGCATTCACCACCGTGGTATAGTTGCGCAAGCCGGACTTTTCAGCTGCCTGTTCGGAGAGGCCGGTGGAACCGGCGGTGAACTGGAAGACCTTGCAGATGGCAGTATGCGCTGTGCCGGGAAAGGTGACCGTGTTGCCGACAACAATATTTTCGCCGACAACGCGCCCCGCCAGGTTGGCAAGGTCGCCCATGGGTGCAAACACCGGCTTCCGGGTGATACGACTCGGGATCTCCGTGCAGTCACCGGCTGCGTAAATGGCCGGATCCGAGGTCTGCAGGTACTGGTTGACCGTGATACCGCCACATTCACCGATACTCAGACCTGCTTCACGGGCCAGCCCGCTGTTGGGCCGCACACCAACCGCAAGCACTGCCAGACCGCAGTCGATCGTTTTGCCGTCAGCCAGTTGAACACCGGTTAATCGGCCATTGTCGCCTATAAAAGCACTGACACCGACACCGGTCAGAACCTGAGCCCCCTGGGATCGCATATGATTTTCAACAAGCTTGGCCAGG
It includes:
- a CDS encoding FAD-dependent oxidoreductase, yielding MKKIVVIGGSAAGAKAASKARRLDEFADITIIQKSPELSMAACGYPYYIGGVFNDRRQLLCTPAGVIRDPTFFQKAKNIKALVETEVRAIDRNARQVHCRDLKNGTEQTIAYDRLVIATGAVAVKPPIPGINLAGITTLLTMADTDYLRAVRDAGEVKNAVIVGGGLIGVEVCEALQSSGIQVTLVEAMDQVLNFLDWDLAKLVENHMRSQGAQVLTGVGVSAFIGDNGRLTGVQLADGKTIDCGLAVLAVGVRPNSGLAREAGLSIGECGGITVNQYLQTSDPAIYAAGDCTEIPSRITRKPVFAPMGDLANLAGRVVGENIVVGNTVTFPGTAHTAICKVFQFTAGSTGLSEQAAEKSGLRNYTTVVNASPDKPGFMGARILISKLLVDEHQQILGYQCVGLGDVSRQIATAAMAVQAKLTLAETVHADLPYAPPFSPAIDHFITAGHIMENKLQGRMTGIRVREVWEKLQAGEKLFLLDGRNPDEYEEMHLGVGEHLIPLGTLRSRLDELPADKAAEIICFCKISLRGYEVECILRAHGYTNVKVMEGGIVAWPYPRKR